TTTCCTGGGAGAATCAGACTCAAGGAAGGAAAGGCAGTTGCTGTGTCTTCTGCCTCTTTTAAAGATAGATCGCATACTGCAAGGATGGCCATTGCTATAATGCAATTTCATCCTCATATGCGCTGTACTGTGAATGTAAAATACAAGAAGGAATATGTGGAAAGAGCTGAGAAAAAAGGTTTGAGGGTTTTCCGATACGATCGTTCAAAGGAACCATCAGAAGTTCGGGAAAAAGAGGGAGAGTCTATGAAGTGGATGATAGAGCAAGCAATATCACAGTTAAAATCACCACCAGATGTAATATACGATGAAGGTTGGTGGGGAAAAGAAGCCATGATAAGAGTTTTTGGAAGGGATCCGAGAGAGGTTCTTGAGAAGATAAAACTCATGCTGGAGGGGTGAGAATATGCCCAAGGCAGAAGGAAGAATTTTTGACTTTAAAGGACACGATGCGATAAGAACAGATTTTTTGGAAACTATAGACTTTGATGGGAAAGATGAATACATCAAAATCGAGACAGACGAGTTTTCGGCTGTTTGCCCTTTTTCTGGTCTTCCTGATATCGGCAAGGTGATCATAGAATACTATCCGGACGGTGGGAAGATTGTCGAGTTGAAGTCTTTGAAATATTATTTCGTCAGTTTTAGAAACGTTGGTATCTATCAAGAAGAAGCAACGAAAAGAATATATGAAGACTTGAAAAAAATTCTGAAAACAAACAGACTTAAAGTTACCGTTGTTTATAATATAAGGGGTGGAATAAAAACTACGACTCAAATGGGTTCTTTGGAGGAAGAAAGAAATGGAGAAAACAAGTGAAAAACTCATTTTGTTAACGGGTATCTTCGTATCTACTCTGACGATATCGAATGTTATCGCCGGAAAACTTGTGAATATCGGTCCTTTCCTTGTACCGATAGCGGTTTTGTGTTATCCCATCACTTTCGCTGTAACGGACATAATCTCCGAGGTTTACGGGAAAAGAACCGCTCAAAAAGTAGTATGGACAGGTTTTTTCGCATCTCTTATTCTCGTGGTATATTCTCAAATCGCTGTAATCTATCCACCCGCATCTATTTTCGGAAACAACGAAGCGTTCGCAAAAGTGTTCGGTTCAACCCCTAGAATAGTTTTTGCTAGCATCTTGGCTTACATCATCTCACAATCCCATGATGTTTGGGCTTTTCATTTTTGGAAAAGAGTCACCAAGGGTTCACATTTATGGATTAGAAACAACCTTTCCACCATGGTTTCCCAGTTCATAGATACTCTCGTGTTCATCACCATCGCTTTTTTGGGAACCGTTCCAATAACGGTTTTGGTTAAAATGATCTTCTCTCAATACGCGGTGAAACTCATAATCGCGTTGATAGACACTCCCTTTGTTTATCTCGGCGTGAAATTGGTCAGTGGTGAATGGATCATAAAAGAAGTGAGGTGAATTCTCTTGATAGTCGCAAAAAAATTGACCAGAAAATTTGGTGATGTTCTTGCCGTTGATCACATCGATCTTGATGTAAAACCTGGAGAGATATATGGTTTTCTTGGACCAAACGGTGCGGGGAAGACCACCACCATAAAGATGCTCACCGGTGTTTTGAAACCAACAGAAGGGGAAATCGAAATTCTTGGGTTGAATATGAAAGCTCACGAGTTGGAGATAAAGAAAAACATAGGAGTCGTTCCTGACGAGCCAAAAATTTACCCTCATCTCACAGGTGAAGAGTTTCTCAATTTCATTCTGGAAGTGTACAATTTGGAGAAGTCTGTTTCCATCAAGCGGATATCAGAGCTTTGCGAAGCGTTTGGTGTTGACTACCTGGGAAAGAAAGTTGCAGAACTGTCCCATGGGATGAAGCAAAAACTCATGTTGGTCAGTGTGTTCATGAGGAAACCAAAGGTGATCTTTCTCGATGAGCCTACCGTTGGTCTCGATGCAAAGAGTGCCAAAATTCTGAAGCTTCTCTTGAGAAAATATGCCGATGAAGGTTCCACAATTTTCCTCACAACTCACATACTGGAAATAGCAGAGAAAATGTGTGATCGAATAGGAATCATAAACAAGGGAAAGATCATCGCGGAAGGTACGATGGAAGAACTGAGAAGGATTTCCGGACAAAAAGAAGCAACTTTGGAGGATTTGTTCCTTCAGTTAACTGCTGAGAGTAAGGAAATAGAAGATATTATAAAGGAGTTGTGAGAATGAGGGAACTTCTTGTTTTGCTGAGATACGCGTTCCCAAATGGAAAGAGAGGGTTGTATTCTACTTTCGTCTCCATTGTGGCAACAGGTACGCTTTTTTATCCTCTCTTAGGAAAGCCTTTCGAGCTTCTTCTCGAAGAATACGGTGAAGCGGCTTTTATCAACTCCTTGGCTTTTTCGACGACCTTGTTTTCCATAATGTTTATTCTTGGAATTTCATTCTACCTTTCACATTCCCTCATCTTGGAGACCGAGCTGGAGTTTCTACTCACTCTTCCCTTTAAGAGAAGAACGATTATCACATATCAATTGCTGGTATCGTTGTTTTACCAATCTTTTACCCTGATAATCATACTTCTGAATTTCGTTATGTTTTCTCTTCTCCTGAAAGACTGGATAGCGTTGATATCTGGTATTGTTCATGTGTTTGTTCTTTTCTTGAGCGGATCAGTACTTGCTCTTTTGTTTGGAAGACTAATGACCAACACGATTGCTCGTCGTCTTTCGTCTTTCGTGCAACTCGTTGCCATTCTTGGATTTTTGACCTTGGCGAACGTGCCGTCTTTTGCTATAAAACTCGGAAAGATTTTTGTCTCTGCTTGGAATCCTCTTGCTTATCCTTTTCTCTCCCACTATAAACCACATTTTGTGATTTACGAGTTTTTGCTGATCGTACTTGTCTTCACAGTTTTTGAAAGTTTAGCGAAGAAATTTGCGTTTGAACCAGTTGTCTCTAGAAGAAAATCTCCTGTCAAAGAGAACAACTCTTTCTCTATTGGAAAAGGCTTCTTCAAAAAAGACTTGATTACGCTTCTCCGCGAGGAGAGGACAGTGTATCTCTTGCTTTATCCAGTTGGATTTGGGATGTTGATGACAATAATTGGCAACACCGATTTTGGGCTCATTTTTGCCGCTGGAATTTCTGCCCTCTACAACTCCACGATGAGTGGCATGCTTTTGAGAAGAGAATTGGAAGTATGGCCCTTTCCAAAAACACTTCCACTGCGCCTTAGAGAAATCATGACCTCCAAAGTTGTGGTTCCTTCTCTGCTCAATTTTGCGATCATATCAGCTTACGTATTGTTTGTCACCATTTACAAAGCTCAACCTCTGTATTTGTGTTTCATACCTGTGTTTCTCAGTCTTTACCTTTTTGTGTCGTCTTTTGGGCTTCTTCTGTCCAAAAAAGAACACAAAGGACAACTCACGAATCCTGCAAAAGTTTTCTCAACTCCGAAGATCCTTTTGATCCAACTGATGGTATTCGGTGTGATCGCGTTGCTGAGCTACACTTTGGAATCGGCGCGCAACGTCTTTCTGTTGACAGTGTTCTCCCTGATAATAGGAAGTACAGTTGGATTTGTCTCAATCTTCAATCGTTTTATCAAATGGTTCGAGAAATCGGATATCTGATATCTTCTCAAAAGGAGTTTTTGGCTCTTTTCCATAGAAATCCTGGACGTATTCTACAGTTTCTTTGAGAGCTTCTCCTTGGGATTTTCCCTTTAAGAGAAGGTGAATTAAGACAACGTCGAAGACATCACCGAGTCCGAGCGAATATGGAAAAGGCCTACCGTTTCCAGGAATCTCTACTCTTCCCCACCTTGCACCTTTTGGTCCCATTTTTACAATATCACACCTCGTTTTTGAACACTCTTCTTCATTTCCTATCACAAGGGCTTTCAAGTTTTCGGTATCTACCTTCGCATTGGGCCCTATGTCGAGTACTACGTTGCTCCCTTCCTCACATACCGTTTTTATAGTTTCTTCTGGGACCTCACCTGTTATGAAGATGAGATCGTAGTCATCCAGAGGTGAAGGAACGTCAACTTCTTTTTCGTTCACACCGCGATCGACAGCAAGGGGCCTGTCGTTGAACGCAATGAAGAGCCCTGTTTTTTCTCCTCGAACTATTTCTATGCCGGATATGTCGAAACCTTCATCGTTCAACACTTTGATAATATGTTTACCCCTGTAGTCGTTTCCTATGTTCGAGAAAAAGTCTACTTCGTAGCCTAGGAGAAACAATCCGTACGCTACGTTCAAACCGGAACCGCCCGGCGTCTCCTTGATCAACACTGAATGTGCCTCTTTCCCGAACACGAAAATATCCCAAAAAGATCCGCCGACAACTGCTATCCTCAATTGAGAAACCTCCCATATGATAGAATTTTTTAAAAGGAGCGGAGGGAAAAAGGGTGAATCTTTGGAAATTATACCAACGATGGACGCCCGCTGCAATAGTATCTTGGGGACAACTGGGAACTCCACACGCGAAAACCACTTATGGACTCTTAAGGCACAGCAGACTTTTTAAGCCCGTATGTGTCATAGCAGAGTATGAGGGAAGAATGGTCAGTGAATTCGTTTCTCCCGTTCGTTTCAATGTGCCAATCGTCTCTTCAATTGAAAAAGCCAAAAGGTTAGGTGCAAGAGTTGTGATAGTCGGCGTGTCGAATCCTGGTGGGTATTTAGAAGAGAGAATTGCTCAACTTGTGAAAGACGCGTTATCGAAAGGGCTTGACGTTTTATCCGGACTTCACTTTAAAATTTCTCAGCAATCAGAATTTTTAGAGCTCGCTCGGAAAAGTGGTTCGAAGATAATAGACATTCGAGTTCCTCCCTCCGAATTGCGAGTTTTTCGAGGAGATATCTACAAAAAGAAAGTGAAAGTTGTTGGTATTTTTGGAACGGACTGCGTTGTAGGAAAGAGAACCACAGCGGTACAACTCTGGGAAAAGGCCATAGAAAGAGGAATGAAAGCGGGCTTTATGGCGACGGGTCAGACGGGGATACTGATAGGTGCAGATGCTGGATACGTAATAGATGCCATCCCGGCAGATTTCGTTCCAGGAGTAGTGGAAAGAACAATTTTAGAATTGGAGAGAAGAGGAATGGAGGTTGTTTTTGTCGAAGGTCAAGGAGCTCTGAGACACCCTGCTTACGGTCAGGTCACTATTGGTCTCCTATACGGCTCTAATCCGGATATCGTTTTTCTGGTGCATGATCCGAGCCGTGAACATTTCGAATCTTTTCCAAAAGTACCAAAAAAACCCGAGTTTGAGGAAGAGAGAAAACTGATAGAAACTCTTTCGAACGCAAGAGTGTTGGGTGGAGTATGCTTAAGTGGTTCGTTCAAAACGGATCTTCCTGTTTACAACCCGTTTGATCCTGCTGATCTCGATGAAATGCTGAAGAAGGTGGTCCAATGGTAGATGTAGCAATGTTACCTTGTTCTTTTGTGAAGAGTGAAGTGGCGGTTGTTATAGATGTTTTGAGGGCCACCAGTACCATTGTAACTGCTCTCGCGAACGGTGCCAAAAGAGTGATACCGGTTCGTACTGTGAAGGAGGCACTAGAGAAACGAAGGGAAAATGTCCTGATATGTGGAGAGAGAGAAGCAAGAAAGATAGAAGGTTTTGACTTGGGGAATTCTCCTTTAGAATACAAGAAAGAAATCGTTTTTGGGAAAGTAATTGTTCTCACCACTACCAATGGAACACAAGTGATCGAAAAGATCAAGAGTAAAGAGATAATCGCAGCGTCGTTTTTGAATGCCCTTGCCGTTGTGAAATATTTGAGAGACAAAAGAGATATCGTCTTCGTTTGTGCAGGGACGAACGGTGAGTTCTCTTCAGAAGATTTTTTGCTAGCCGGTGCGATCGTGAAAAGGTTGGGAAGGGAAGATTTGAAAGATGGAGCTCACGTTGCCAAGAAATACTTTGAGTCAGTAAAAGATTTAAGGGAGGAGATAAAACAGCACTCCTCCCATGCTAGAAAGCTCATCTCCCTCGGATTTGAAAAAGACGTCGACTATTGCTTGAGAGAAAATGTTTCCGATGTGGTACCTATCCTCGTGGACGATGCTTTCATTCTGAAAGAACCTCTGTGAAATGTAAAGCTTTCGCTCCCATTTTTCTGCACAGATTTTTCAAGACAGTTTTTGGACCCACTTCTATGAATTCGATTACTCCCATGTTTTTCATCGTATCCACGGACTGCTTCCAAAGAACTGGGCCGGTGATTTGTTCGATAATGTTCTTCTTTATTTCCTCCGGATCCTCAGTTGGTTTAGCAGTTGAGTTCATCACAATAGGCCATTTTGGTTTCTTGAACTCTACTTTCTCTACTTCCTCTTCCATCTTCTCTTTCGCATACTCCAAATACGGGGTGTGGAAGGGGCTCGAAACCATCAATTCTACTACCCGACGGGCACCTTTTTCTTTCAGGATCTCCATAGCTCTTTTGACGGCTTCTTTCAAACCGCTGATGACAACCTGTTCGTTTGAGTTGTAATTAGCGATGTAAACACCTTCTATTTGGTTCACCACTTCTTCAATTTTCTCTATATCTAGGCCTATCACAGCAGCCATCGTTCCTTTCCCGGGTTCCAACGCCTTCGACATGTACTCTCCTCTTTTTCTCACAAGGTACAGTCCGGTTTCGAAATCATACACGCCTGCAACAGCCAGGGCGGTATATTCCCCAAGACTGTGACCAGCTACAACATTGGGGAGAATACCCTTCTTTTCCAATTCGAGAAAAGCAATATAACTCGTTATGTATATAGAAGGTTGTGCATTCTCCGTAAGTTTCAAGGTGTCTTCGTCACCATTCATGATCTCTGTAATGTCGAATCCCAAAACTCTCCTAGCTTTCTCAAAAATCTCCTCCGACGATTCGTAAACGGAGAAATCTTTTGCCATACCAGAATACTGGGATCCTTGTCCTGGGAAAATGAAGGCTCTCATTTCAACACCCCCATTTTTCTCAGTTTGATCGTTATCAAGGAAGCAAGCACCAATTTTGTAAGATCTAGCCACACGAACGGGACAAAACCAACCTGGACAGCTCTTTTTATATCGTGAACGTAAAAGTTAAGAACGAAAACACCAAGAGTATAAATAATCCCAAGACCTGCTATTCCCGAAAGAATGTACCAGAAAAGGTTTTCCTTTTTCTCGGAAAGAAATCCTATGACAAACGTTCCGATAATGAAACCAAAGAGATATCCACCGGTTGGCCCCACAAGGATGTGAACTCCTCCCTTGAAATTGGCAAAAACGGGAAGACCCACAGCACCGAGTAAGACGTAAGTGGTTACAGAAAGGGTTCCGTACTTTTTACCCAAAAGGTAGGCGGCAAGGAGGATAAAGAACACCTGGAGTGTAAAAGGGACGGGACCTACAGGGATAGAAATCCACGCTCCAACAACAATCAGAGCGGTGAACAGTCCGGAGATTGCCAGTTGTTTCACACAATGTACCCCCTCAGTTTATCGACTGTTTCTATGAATTCTTTGATCGTATCTTCAATGATCTGTTTCACAGGTTTTATCTCGTCGATCAATCCTGCACTTTGCCCCATCATGAAGGATCCTCTTTCGATATCGCCCTCAACAACTGCCCTTCTCAAGCTTCCTACCAGCATTTCCTCGGCCTGCATAGGATTTTCGAATTCCATATCTTGTATCTTACGAGCGAAAGGTGTTCTGAGTACCCGAGCAGGATGACCAAGTTTCGCCCCTGTCACCACGGTGTCTCTTATAGAAGCCTTCACTATTTTTTCTTTGTAAACGGGATGAACATCGCTTTCCACACTTGCAACGAATCTTGTTCCCATCTGAACTGCTTCGGCACCGAGAGCAAACGCTGCCGCCATCCCCCTTCCATCTGCTATTCCTCCGGCAGCTATAACGGGTATTTTCACGCTTCTTGATACTTTGTTGACGAGAACGAAAGTAGTAACTTCCCCTATGTGTCCGCCTGATTCCATTCCTTCCGCTATGACTGCGTCCGCCCCCGCTCTTTCCACCATACGAGCCAGAGAGTCAGACGCAACAACTGGAATTACTTTTATATCGTTTTCTTTAAGCCTTTTTATGTACTTGGTGGGATTTCCAGCTCCGAAGGTGACAACTGGTACTCTTTCTTCAATACACACCTCGATCAGACCATCAGCCCACGGTGAAACGAGTATCACGTTTACTCCAAATGGCTTGTCCGTTTTTTCTCTTAAGTCTTTGATTGCCTTTCTTAGATCGTTCGGTTTCATAGCACCTGATCCGATGATTCCAAGACCACCCGCATTGGACACTGCTGCTGCAAGAGTTGGTGTGCCAGCCCAAGCCATTCCACCCATCAGAATAGGATATTTTATTCCAAGCATTTCCGTAACCCTCGTCTTAACATTCATTTTTTCTTCACCCCCAAGAGAAGTTTGGCTTTTGCAACCACTTTATCTTCTACTTTTGCCACACCTTCTACTTGGACTGTTCCCAGTTTCTCACCTATTTTTTTCACCTCGTAGATCAACTTATCTCCAGGTCTCACTTCTTTTTTGAAACGGGCTTCGTCGATTCCAAGAAACAAAGGAATTCCTTCGAGATCTTTGAGAAGAAGTATACCAGCGGTTTGGGCGAGTCCTTCAATTATGAGAACTCCAGGGTATATTGGATACTCCGGGAAATGTCCTTGGAAAACCGGATCAGAAATACTGATATTTTTGAAAGCAACGATTTTGTCTTCGTGCTCTTCAATCACTCCATCAACCAAAAGAAATGGGTATCTATGCGGCAAAATGGACTTCACATAATCTATGTTCATTGTTCATACCTCCCCACAACAAGGGAAACGTTGTGTCCACCGAATCCGAATGAGTTTTTTATGAAATTCCTGATTTCTTTCTGAACGGATTCTTTACCAACGAGTCCAGTTCCTTGTGCTTCTTCTGTTGGATTGTCAAGATTCGGCATTCCATGGACGAACGAGTTTTGCATTTGAAGAATCGCAAGAATAAGTTCAACGGCACCAGCAGCTCCAAGTAAGTGACCTATTAGAGCTTTAGAAGAGTTGATCGCAACATTTCTAGCATGATCCCCAAGGACTTTTTTAATGGCTTTGAGTTCCGCTTCATCACCTGCAGGGGTACTTGTGGCATGACAACTCACATAGTCGATATCTGTAGGAGTAAGACCGGATTCTTTGAGAGCCAACTCCATCGCTTTCGCTGCCCCTCTACCTTCAGGATCGGGGGCACTGAAATGATAAGCGTCATCTGTCATGCCGATACCCTTTATTTCTGCTATGATCTTTGCCTTTCTCGATTTAGCGATTTCTTCTGCTTCCAATATAAGTACCGCACCGCCTTCTCCCATTACAAATCCATCTCTATCTTTGTCGAACGGACGAGAAGCATGTTTTGGATCATCGTTCCTTCTGGAGAGAGCCCTCATATTTGCAAAACCAGTGATTGGGAGAGGAGCTATTGTTGCCTCTGTTCCACCAACCACAGCGACATCTGCGTAACCGTGTCTTATCAGAAGTGCACCAAGTGCTACCGCATGGAGAGAAGAAGCACAGGCGCTCACAGAGGAAAAATTAGGACCCTTTAGGCCGTATTCCATCGCAACAACACCGGAAGCCATATCGATGAGAATCATGGGAATCAAAAAGGGACTCACTCTATTAGGTCCTTGGGAGAGAAATTTGTTATTTTCGTTGTCTAATGTTAAGAATCCGCCCATACCTGAACCTATTATTGTCGCTACTCTTTCCGAAAATGGTTTGAAATCTATTTTCGCTTCTTCAACTGCTTCTTTTGTGCTGACCAAAGCAAAATGGACAAAACGATCGGTTCTTTTTACCAGCTTGGGATTTATGTACTCCTCCGGTTTGAAATCCCTGACTTCAGCAGCAATTTGGACTGGAAGGTTAGATGCGTTAAAAGAAGATATTCGATCTATCATTACTTTTGTTTCTCTAAGACCTTCTAAATTTCTTTCTTTTCCCACTCCAAAAGGACTTACAACACCCATTCCTGTTATAACAACTCGCCTCAAAATACCACCTCCTGACAAAAAAATCTGGCATGATTATATCATAACAAATAGCAAGGGTTCAACCACAGGATATAAGTGAAAAAACGGGGAGAAAATCTCCCCGAGTTTTTTAATAAAACTATTGAAGCTGGAGATTACAGCAAAAATAAGGAAGTGTTGAAACTGTACAAGGAAATTCACGATGTCGCGGGCACTGCCGAGTTTCCATTCCTCTAAGGAAGTATTGAAACCGATGGAATAAAGGAACAAATAATGGAAGCTACCTAGTTTCCATCCCTCTAAGGAAGTATTGAAACTTCTGCTGCAGCTCCGCGCAGAATATAAACAACTCATGGTTTCCATCCCTCTAAGGAAGT
The Thermotoga sp. KOL6 genome window above contains:
- the fabD gene encoding ACP S-malonyltransferase, whose protein sequence is MRAFIFPGQGSQYSGMAKDFSVYESSEEIFEKARRVLGFDITEIMNGDEDTLKLTENAQPSIYITSYIAFLELEKKGILPNVVAGHSLGEYTALAVAGVYDFETGLYLVRKRGEYMSKALEPGKGTMAAVIGLDIEKIEEVVNQIEGVYIANYNSNEQVVISGLKEAVKRAMEILKEKGARRVVELMVSSPFHTPYLEYAKEKMEEEVEKVEFKKPKWPIVMNSTAKPTEDPEEIKKNIIEQITGPVLWKQSVDTMKNMGVIEFIEVGPKTVLKNLCRKMGAKALHFTEVLSE
- a CDS encoding queuosine precursor transporter, whose protein sequence is MEKTSEKLILLTGIFVSTLTISNVIAGKLVNIGPFLVPIAVLCYPITFAVTDIISEVYGKRTAQKVVWTGFFASLILVVYSQIAVIYPPASIFGNNEAFAKVFGSTPRIVFASILAYIISQSHDVWAFHFWKRVTKGSHLWIRNNLSTMVSQFIDTLVFITIAFLGTVPITVLVKMIFSQYAVKLIIALIDTPFVYLGVKLVSGEWIIKEVR
- a CDS encoding ABC transporter ATP-binding protein; the protein is MIVAKKLTRKFGDVLAVDHIDLDVKPGEIYGFLGPNGAGKTTTIKMLTGVLKPTEGEIEILGLNMKAHELEIKKNIGVVPDEPKIYPHLTGEEFLNFILEVYNLEKSVSIKRISELCEAFGVDYLGKKVAELSHGMKQKLMLVSVFMRKPKVIFLDEPTVGLDAKSAKILKLLLRKYADEGSTIFLTTHILEIAEKMCDRIGIINKGKIIAEGTMEELRRISGQKEATLEDLFLQLTAESKEIEDIIKEL
- a CDS encoding biotin transporter BioY encodes the protein MKQLAISGLFTALIVVGAWISIPVGPVPFTLQVFFILLAAYLLGKKYGTLSVTTYVLLGAVGLPVFANFKGGVHILVGPTGGYLFGFIIGTFVIGFLSEKKENLFWYILSGIAGLGIIYTLGVFVLNFYVHDIKRAVQVGFVPFVWLDLTKLVLASLITIKLRKMGVLK
- the queF gene encoding preQ(1) synthase, whose protein sequence is MPKAEGRIFDFKGHDAIRTDFLETIDFDGKDEYIKIETDEFSAVCPFSGLPDIGKVIIEYYPDGGKIVELKSLKYYFVSFRNVGIYQEEATKRIYEDLKKILKTNRLKVTVVYNIRGGIKTTTQMGSLEEERNGENK
- a CDS encoding PfkB family carbohydrate kinase; protein product: MRIAVVGGSFWDIFVFGKEAHSVLIKETPGGSGLNVAYGLFLLGYEVDFFSNIGNDYRGKHIIKVLNDEGFDISGIEIVRGEKTGLFIAFNDRPLAVDRGVNEKEVDVPSPLDDYDLIFITGEVPEETIKTVCEEGSNVVLDIGPNAKVDTENLKALVIGNEEECSKTRCDIVKMGPKGARWGRVEIPGNGRPFPYSLGLGDVFDVVLIHLLLKGKSQGEALKETVEYVQDFYGKEPKTPFEKISDIRFLEPFDKTIED
- a CDS encoding 2-phosphosulfolactate phosphatase family protein, producing MVDVAMLPCSFVKSEVAVVIDVLRATSTIVTALANGAKRVIPVRTVKEALEKRRENVLICGEREARKIEGFDLGNSPLEYKKEIVFGKVIVLTTTNGTQVIEKIKSKEIIAASFLNALAVVKYLRDKRDIVFVCAGTNGEFSSEDFLLAGAIVKRLGREDLKDGAHVAKKYFESVKDLREEIKQHSSHARKLISLGFEKDVDYCLRENVSDVVPILVDDAFILKEPL
- the fabZ gene encoding 3-hydroxyacyl-ACP dehydratase FabZ, encoding MNIDYVKSILPHRYPFLLVDGVIEEHEDKIVAFKNISISDPVFQGHFPEYPIYPGVLIIEGLAQTAGILLLKDLEGIPLFLGIDEARFKKEVRPGDKLIYEVKKIGEKLGTVQVEGVAKVEDKVVAKAKLLLGVKKK
- the fabF gene encoding beta-ketoacyl-ACP synthase II; translation: MRRVVITGMGVVSPFGVGKERNLEGLRETKVMIDRISSFNASNLPVQIAAEVRDFKPEEYINPKLVKRTDRFVHFALVSTKEAVEEAKIDFKPFSERVATIIGSGMGGFLTLDNENNKFLSQGPNRVSPFLIPMILIDMASGVVAMEYGLKGPNFSSVSACASSLHAVALGALLIRHGYADVAVVGGTEATIAPLPITGFANMRALSRRNDDPKHASRPFDKDRDGFVMGEGGAVLILEAEEIAKSRKAKIIAEIKGIGMTDDAYHFSAPDPEGRGAAKAMELALKESGLTPTDIDYVSCHATSTPAGDEAELKAIKKVLGDHARNVAINSSKALIGHLLGAAGAVELILAILQMQNSFVHGMPNLDNPTEEAQGTGLVGKESVQKEIRNFIKNSFGFGGHNVSLVVGRYEQ
- a CDS encoding DUF1611 domain-containing protein: MNLWKLYQRWTPAAIVSWGQLGTPHAKTTYGLLRHSRLFKPVCVIAEYEGRMVSEFVSPVRFNVPIVSSIEKAKRLGARVVIVGVSNPGGYLEERIAQLVKDALSKGLDVLSGLHFKISQQSEFLELARKSGSKIIDIRVPPSELRVFRGDIYKKKVKVVGIFGTDCVVGKRTTAVQLWEKAIERGMKAGFMATGQTGILIGADAGYVIDAIPADFVPGVVERTILELERRGMEVVFVEGQGALRHPAYGQVTIGLLYGSNPDIVFLVHDPSREHFESFPKVPKKPEFEEERKLIETLSNARVLGGVCLSGSFKTDLPVYNPFDPADLDEMLKKVVQW
- the fabK gene encoding enoyl-[acyl-carrier-protein] reductase FabK, whose amino-acid sequence is MNVKTRVTEMLGIKYPILMGGMAWAGTPTLAAAVSNAGGLGIIGSGAMKPNDLRKAIKDLREKTDKPFGVNVILVSPWADGLIEVCIEERVPVVTFGAGNPTKYIKRLKENDIKVIPVVASDSLARMVERAGADAVIAEGMESGGHIGEVTTFVLVNKVSRSVKIPVIAAGGIADGRGMAAAFALGAEAVQMGTRFVASVESDVHPVYKEKIVKASIRDTVVTGAKLGHPARVLRTPFARKIQDMEFENPMQAEEMLVGSLRRAVVEGDIERGSFMMGQSAGLIDEIKPVKQIIEDTIKEFIETVDKLRGYIV